In Pedobacter sp. W3I1, one DNA window encodes the following:
- a CDS encoding peptide MFS transporter, translating to MEKTVSIEDIQNFEGKYPKQLWHLSLVEMWERFCFYGMRGVLAFFMVEQLGLSDQKSNLQYGAIQAFVYAFTFIGGIFADKILGFRKSLFWGGALMIIGNLILAFSPHDLFYVGITLSIIGTGFFKPNVSSMVGELYHEKDNRRDAGYGLFYAGINVGGLLGGAMCIYLGKYYNWHLCFLSAALVMMFGLGTFIFTKKHLGPIGNSPLLHLKKSKQQLFEIAVYVGSILCIPLIYIMVKNTAFTDYFMYTIGIVALVYFLYETFKIKDKKAQYKLLAAFVFIFCYFIFMAISEQSGGSLSLFAKDNLDHKILFFNIDPNVVNNSVNSFFVIVFSPIVGILWLGLYKRKIEPNTVVKFGIGFLLLALSFYVFYATRFFANVQGISSLNVFTLAYLLLTLGELCLGPIGMSIITKLSPKKMFGMMMGLWFLSSAFGQLAAGKLGAEMSSIDNASLPTKLMAYTEGYKALALYSLIAGLALIIFSQLVKKLMQEVR from the coding sequence ATGGAAAAAACAGTTTCAATAGAAGATATTCAAAATTTTGAGGGAAAATACCCAAAACAGCTCTGGCATTTATCGTTGGTAGAAATGTGGGAGCGTTTCTGTTTTTACGGAATGCGCGGGGTATTGGCTTTCTTTATGGTTGAACAACTCGGTTTAAGCGACCAAAAATCGAACCTACAATACGGTGCCATACAAGCCTTTGTTTATGCTTTTACTTTTATAGGTGGTATTTTTGCCGATAAGATCTTGGGGTTCAGAAAATCTCTTTTTTGGGGCGGAGCTTTAATGATTATTGGAAACTTAATCTTGGCCTTCTCACCGCATGATTTATTTTATGTAGGAATTACCTTATCTATTATTGGAACAGGTTTCTTCAAACCCAATGTTTCATCAATGGTTGGCGAATTATACCACGAGAAAGACAACCGGAGAGATGCTGGTTATGGGCTTTTTTATGCTGGTATTAATGTTGGCGGTTTATTGGGCGGTGCCATGTGTATTTATCTTGGTAAATATTACAACTGGCATTTATGTTTCTTATCAGCCGCATTGGTAATGATGTTCGGTTTGGGCACATTCATTTTCACTAAAAAACATTTAGGTCCAATCGGAAATTCACCTTTACTGCACCTTAAAAAATCAAAACAGCAGCTATTCGAAATAGCCGTTTATGTAGGTTCTATTTTGTGTATCCCACTGATTTATATCATGGTGAAGAACACAGCCTTTACCGATTATTTTATGTACACCATAGGCATTGTTGCTTTGGTTTATTTCTTGTACGAAACGTTTAAAATAAAAGATAAAAAAGCACAGTATAAATTACTGGCAGCTTTCGTTTTTATCTTCTGTTATTTCATTTTCATGGCCATATCTGAGCAAAGCGGCGGTTCGTTATCGTTATTTGCAAAGGACAATCTTGATCATAAAATTCTCTTTTTCAATATCGATCCCAATGTGGTAAACAATAGCGTTAACTCGTTTTTTGTGATTGTTTTTAGTCCGATTGTGGGTATTTTATGGCTAGGTCTGTACAAGCGCAAAATTGAACCGAATACCGTGGTAAAATTTGGAATTGGCTTCCTTCTGTTGGCTTTAAGTTTTTATGTTTTTTACGCCACCAGGTTCTTCGCCAATGTACAGGGCATTAGCTCGTTAAATGTATTTACGTTAGCCTATTTATTATTAACGCTAGGCGAACTTTGTTTGGGTCCGATAGGTATGTCGATCATTACTAAACTATCGCCAAAGAAAATGTTCGGGATGATGATGGGGCTTTGGTTTTTATCAAGTGCTTTCGGGCAATTGGCTGCCGGAAAATTGGGAGCAGAAATGTCGAGTATCGATAATGCATCACTACCGACTAAATTGATGGCATACACCGAAGGTTACAAGGCCTTGGCTTTATATTCTTTAATTGCAGGTTTGGCACTGATTATCTTTTCGCAACTCGTTAAAAAGTTAATGCAGGAGGTGAGGTAG
- a CDS encoding polyprenol monophosphomannose synthase, protein MSDSLVIIPTYNEKENIEKIIRKVFSLTQPFHVLIIDDGSPDGTAEIVKSLQEEYEGHLFIEERAGKQGLGTAYIYGFNWALQHDYAYIFEMDADFSHNPDDLARLREACVNGADVAIGSRYVKGVNVVNWPMGRVLMSYFASMYVRMITRINIQDATAGFKCYRKIVLETIPLNKIKFVGYAFQIEMKFTAIKFGFKVVEVPIIFTDRTEGTSKMSTRIFREAFLGVIQMKVSSWFRNYSRESDSPESEVRSLN, encoded by the coding sequence GTGTCAGATAGTTTAGTCATCATACCCACCTACAACGAGAAGGAAAACATCGAAAAAATCATTAGAAAGGTTTTTTCTTTAACCCAGCCTTTTCATGTTTTAATTATAGATGATGGCTCTCCTGATGGAACTGCTGAAATTGTAAAGTCGCTTCAAGAAGAATACGAAGGGCATTTATTTATTGAAGAGCGTGCTGGTAAACAAGGCCTGGGTACAGCATACATTTACGGTTTTAACTGGGCATTACAACACGATTATGCCTACATTTTTGAAATGGATGCAGATTTCTCTCATAACCCGGATGATCTGGCGCGCTTACGCGAAGCCTGTGTAAATGGCGCAGATGTAGCCATTGGTTCCAGGTATGTTAAGGGCGTAAATGTTGTAAACTGGCCAATGGGTAGGGTTTTAATGTCGTATTTTGCTTCAATGTACGTGCGTATGATTACCCGGATCAACATTCAGGATGCTACCGCTGGCTTTAAATGTTACCGCAAAATTGTATTGGAAACCATTCCACTAAATAAAATCAAATTTGTTGGTTATGCGTTTCAGATCGAAATGAAGTTCACCGCCATTAAATTTGGGTTTAAAGTAGTCGAAGTTCCAATCATCTTCACCGATCGTACCGAAGGAACATCAAAAATGAGCACCCGTATTTTCAGGGAAGCTTTTTTAGGTGTAATCCAGATGAAAGTTTCGAGTTGGTTTAGGAATTATAGTCGGGAGTCGGACAGTCCGGAGTCCGAAGTCCGAAGTCTTAATTGA
- a CDS encoding YdeI/OmpD-associated family protein, whose translation MIHFKAEIERFETMGEKTGWSYVFIPATLANEIKPDCKKSFRVKGKIDQLEISGMATIPMGEGDFIIALKGEVRKKLRKEAGASVELYLEEDKDFKIEMPEDLEICLSEEAHLMHNFLKQPKSHQNYYINWINQAKTEPTRTKRIVMTVKAMDKGQDFGAMIRESQGKS comes from the coding sequence ATGATCCACTTCAAAGCAGAAATAGAGCGTTTCGAAACCATGGGCGAAAAAACCGGCTGGAGTTATGTGTTTATTCCGGCAACTTTGGCTAATGAAATTAAGCCTGATTGTAAAAAGAGTTTTAGGGTAAAGGGGAAAATAGATCAGTTGGAGATTAGCGGTATGGCAACTATCCCAATGGGAGAGGGCGATTTTATTATTGCCTTAAAAGGAGAAGTTCGTAAAAAACTAAGAAAAGAAGCCGGAGCAAGTGTCGAACTTTATTTGGAAGAAGATAAAGACTTTAAGATTGAAATGCCCGAGGATTTAGAAATCTGCCTGTCAGAAGAAGCGCATTTAATGCATAACTTTTTAAAACAGCCTAAATCGCATCAAAACTATTACATCAATTGGATTAATCAGGCTAAAACCGAACCCACACGCACCAAAAGAATCGTAATGACGGTTAAAGCGATGGATAAAGGTCAGGATTTTGGCGCAATGATCAGGGAATCGCAAGGTAAGTCTTAA